The genomic interval ACGCCATTCCCGAAGTCCAGTACCACTACTACATCCTCCACCACAGCTCGGGCAACAATGTGCTGGCCCGCAACACGCTCTACAAGGAGCTGGGCGATGGTGATCTGGAGCTGGGGAAAAAGCGGGCCCGGCTGGTGGAATTGCTCAACCGCGTGCTCATCCGCAACCTGGAAATCGGCGACACGCTGGTCATCCCCAATCGGTTCGATCTGGACTTTCGCGCCTACTCGCCGTTTCCCCGTTACTATCCGGGCGGCCGGGACTTCGACAAGCTCTTCATCATGGACAAATCCATCCAGGCCTTCGGGGCCTACGAATACGGCAAGCTGGTGCGCTGGGGCGTGATCAATACGGGCGCACCCGACAACCCGACGCCCAACGGCCGCTTCAACTTCAACTGGAAGGAAGAATACCGTGTCTCTTCACTCAGTCCGCCCGGTGAACCCTGGGAGATGTACTGGGTCTTCAACTTCCACGATGCACGGGGCATTCACGTGCATCAATACCCGATGCCGACCGGTGGACCCGACAGTCATGGCTGCGTGCGCCTGATCGACGCCGATGCGAAGTGGGTCTTTCACTGGGCCGATCCCTGGCAGACGACGGCGGGCGGCACCGGCATCGCATCGCGCAGGGGGAAGATCATCAAGCAGGGCACGACCGTGCTGGTGATCGGCGAAGATCCGGTGGGACGGCCCCGCCCGTTCATTTTCAAGAAGCAGTACCCGGTGCTGAAGCGGGTGGAGTTGCCCAATCATCCTTACGACGTGCCGCCGGGCACGCCGCAGCAGGAGTACTTCGACAAATTGAGGAAGGCGCGGGAGGGGGCCGGCACCTCGCGCTGACGCGTCAGAAGTAATGGCCGACGGCCCAGATCACCCCGATCAGCAGCAGATACCAGCCGGCCAGGAGCAGGTAAAAACGTAACCGCCCCCATCGTATCCGTGCCGACGGCCACCAGTGCAAATGTAACGCCCGCATCGGTCTGTCCGGTTGAAAGATGCTACAGATCCGGACAGCGAAAACCGTTCCCGATGCCCCGGCGCGCCCTGATGCCCTGATCCGGGCGCGCCGGCGTCTTCAGCTTGTGCACCTTTTGCCCACGTCAGCGCACAGGACGAAACAGCCGATCCCAGCGAATGCGGTGTTGTTCAGGATCCCAGGACAGGTAGACCAGCAGGGCTTTGCCCACGACGTGGTCGGCCGGCACGAGGCCCCAGGCCCGGCTGTCGAGCGAGTTGTCCCGGTTGTCGCCCATGACGAAGTAGTAGTCCTGGCGGATCACGCAGAAACGGCCGGGACGTCCGTCGATCAGGAACGTGCCATCGGGCCGGGGATAGATCTGGTGCCCTTCGAAGCGAATGAGCAACTCTCGATAGAACGGCCAGGTGCGGGGCGTCAGGTAGAGCGTATCACCACGTCCGGGAATGTAGA from Rhodothermus marinus carries:
- a CDS encoding L,D-transpeptidase → MRRGVFALFLLCLLPSALQAQDYINQTALEDILEHQYEDLDAIPEVQYHYYILHHSSGNNVLARNTLYKELGDGDLELGKKRARLVELLNRVLIRNLEIGDTLVIPNRFDLDFRAYSPFPRYYPGGRDFDKLFIMDKSIQAFGAYEYGKLVRWGVINTGAPDNPTPNGRFNFNWKEEYRVSSLSPPGEPWEMYWVFNFHDARGIHVHQYPMPTGGPDSHGCVRLIDADAKWVFHWADPWQTTAGGTGIASRRGKIIKQGTTVLVIGEDPVGRPRPFIFKKQYPVLKRVELPNHPYDVPPGTPQQEYFDKLRKAREGAGTSR